A window of Acidobacteriota bacterium contains these coding sequences:
- a CDS encoding HigA family addiction module antitoxin has protein sequence MSQNGMRPVHPGEILRDELAALEMSAKAFAEALDVPGNRITAILNGRRGVTADTALRLSRYLGTTAEFWLNLQKTFELRMAEIRTGKRIAKSITPRQAA, from the coding sequence ATGAGCCAAAATGGCATGAGACCTGTGCATCCCGGCGAAATTCTGCGCGACGAGCTTGCCGCGCTGGAGATGTCGGCCAAGGCTTTTGCCGAGGCTTTGGATGTTCCCGGTAACCGAATAACTGCGATACTGAATGGGCGGCGCGGCGTTACCGCTGACACCGCGTTGCGCTTGTCCCGTTATCTCGGCACCACGGCGGAGTTCTGGTTGAACCTGCAAAAGACATTCGAGCTGCGGATGGCTGAAATTAGGACCGGGAAACGGATTGCGAAGAGCATCACGCCGCGACAGGCCGCCTGA
- a CDS encoding type II toxin-antitoxin system RelE/ParE family toxin translates to MIRSFRDRKTQRFFEGQRVPGFQGFADQATRRLAVLDSATTLRDLSALHSNRLESLSDERSGQYSIRINRQWRVCFRWQKDGPHDVEIVDYHR, encoded by the coding sequence ATGATCCGAAGTTTCAGGGACCGGAAGACCCAACGATTTTTTGAAGGCCAACGGGTTCCGGGTTTCCAGGGTTTCGCCGACCAGGCGACGCGCCGGCTCGCTGTTCTTGATAGCGCGACGACACTGCGCGATTTATCCGCCTTGCACAGTAATCGTCTGGAATCCTTGTCCGATGAGCGATCGGGTCAATACAGCATCCGAATAAATCGACAGTGGAGGGTCTGTTTCCGGTGGCAGAAGGATGGTCCCCATGATGTGGAGATTGTGGACTATCATCGATAG
- a CDS encoding DUF1552 domain-containing protein, whose product MINPRFSRRKFLRGLGVTMALPWMESLPVRDAWAAPGVRASNEAPVRLGVLFAGNGFHTKEWWARGAGKQMELGRVLEPLTDFRERMVFIRGLYNAEALKGNIHSSQTGNLLSGAPLANGGEIRSGTSFDQVVAQRYGRSTKVPSMVIGCERSNPGIHKNYSMLYSSHISWSSPTAPTPLEVYPALAFDRLFKDSVQRGDQSVLDAVLDEANRLRRDIGSNDQHKLDEYLNSVREVERRIEQAGNRGEVQGWRPTLDKPNIPRPPDGMPQDIPEHMRLMSDILVLGFQTDTTRVCTLKLNNDHSYLLFRHLGVTVGHHELSHQDNDAWLRVNQFFVEQLAYIARKLDAVQEGERTALDNSMLMICSSMLTGRHNAKQLPVVLLGGAGGQLEGGRILNYLDKPNRKMCSLFLSMLDKYGIHLKEFGDSQERLLEV is encoded by the coding sequence ATGATCAATCCTCGATTTTCTCGACGAAAATTCCTCCGGGGGCTGGGCGTCACCATGGCGCTGCCCTGGATGGAGTCGCTGCCGGTTCGGGATGCATGGGCGGCTCCCGGTGTGCGCGCCTCCAATGAGGCCCCGGTTCGCCTGGGCGTGTTGTTTGCGGGTAACGGGTTTCACACCAAGGAGTGGTGGGCCAGGGGAGCAGGGAAGCAAATGGAGCTCGGCCGGGTGCTGGAGCCCCTGACCGATTTTCGCGAGCGAATGGTCTTCATCCGCGGGCTCTACAACGCCGAGGCGCTCAAGGGCAACATCCACAGCTCCCAGACCGGCAACCTGCTTTCCGGGGCGCCGCTGGCCAACGGCGGCGAGATTCGTTCCGGAACCAGCTTCGACCAGGTGGTGGCCCAGCGCTACGGGCGCTCCACCAAGGTGCCCAGCATGGTGATCGGTTGCGAACGGTCCAACCCGGGGATTCACAAGAACTACTCCATGCTCTACAGCTCGCACATCTCCTGGAGTTCTCCCACGGCTCCCACCCCGCTGGAAGTCTATCCCGCCCTGGCTTTCGACCGGCTGTTCAAGGACAGCGTCCAGCGCGGAGACCAGAGTGTGCTGGATGCGGTGCTGGACGAAGCCAATCGCCTGCGCCGGGACATCGGCTCCAACGATCAGCACAAGCTGGACGAGTATCTGAACTCGGTGCGTGAGGTGGAGCGGCGCATCGAGCAGGCCGGTAACCGGGGGGAGGTGCAGGGCTGGCGTCCCACCCTGGACAAGCCCAACATTCCCCGTCCGCCGGACGGCATGCCGCAGGACATCCCGGAACACATGCGGCTCATGAGCGACATTCTGGTGCTGGGCTTCCAGACCGACACCACCCGGGTCTGCACCCTGAAGCTCAACAACGATCACAGCTACCTGCTGTTCCGCCACCTGGGAGTCACGGTCGGCCACCACGAGCTCTCCCATCAGGATAACGACGCCTGGCTTCGCGTGAACCAGTTCTTCGTGGAACAGTTGGCCTACATCGCCCGCAAGCTGGATGCTGTGCAGGAGGGCGAGCGGACCGCCCTGGACAACTCCATGCTGATGATCTGCTCCAGCATGCTGACAGGTCGCCACAACGCCAAACAACTGCCGGTAGTCCTGCTGGGCGGCGCCGGGGGGCAGCTGGAGGGCGGCCGGATCCTGAATTACCTCGATAAACCCAACCGCAAGATGTGCAGCCTGTTCCTGTCCATGCTGGACAAGTACGGCATTCACCTCAAGGAGTTCGGCGACTCGCAGGAGCGGCTGCTGGAAGTCTAG
- a CDS encoding DUF1592 domain-containing protein: MAPAFLGALFGLAVAVSSAPLLAGDQQTESFEALGLRYDREVRPLIGQFCQNCHSTALRTGELDLERFTDMAEVRQDAGAWVKVVDMLERGEMPPEGSGQPLPEQRKALLDWVKGYLRAESLANAGDPGPVVLRRLNNAEYTYTVRDLTGIALDPTREFPTDSAAGEGFTNAGNALVMSPGLLQKYLDAGKVIAQHAVLLPDGFRFSLQKTRRDWTDEILAEIRQFYGRYTDVRKLGVGSEVGNVNVHGNSRIGLSGALPLQKYFAATLAERQALRSGRKTIPAVARQYGLNAGYLGRLWNSLNGVAPSPLMDDLRARWRGAGPSDAGALTSAVAAWQRALWTFGPVGLIGRTGGPKRWMEPVDPLVFQQYLCASIPPRPPDRRDGEVLVSLVVTDAGDGNEDDLVVLERPRLVRVGQPDVLLREVRGLSRGTSGSDSGQPTPEEVEWGLDPGMFGSHPNGKAIDADSLVVRAPAVIPIRLPASLASGRDLVARAVLDEETGSEGSVQVELVLGEPAETSGLLVSRTSVLYSSVSQVFSDRRDLSLTRPILVAEGGGARERMQAALEEYRSLFPAALCFTQIVPVDEILTLQLFYREDDHLARLMLDSRQRARLDRLWEELRFVSQSPFDRVTALDLLMEAMQGNGRRDRSQYRALLPLQPPIKREAAAFRQELVGAEPLQLAALVQFAGRAYRRPLTELEVEELHGLYRRLREQELPHEEAFRLTLARVFVASPFLYRLEKAPPQATAEVSDWELASRLSYFLWSSQPDRELRALAAQGRLRAPEVMVWQARRMLADARVRRLATEFACQWLHIYDFDQTEVKSERYFPEFAEIRGEMYEESIRFFTDLFQRDGSLLSLFNADHTFVNQRLAEFYGIEGVRGEDWQRIQVQEHGRGGILALGTTLSKQSGASRTSPILRGNWISEVLLGEKLPRPPPDVPELPPDETATEGLTLRQLVALHTSEPSCASCHRRIDPFGFALEGFDAIGRRRDRDMADRPLDTRTTLPDGTEVEGLGGLRDYLLEHRREEVLRQFCRKLLGYAIGRELKLSDQPLVTEILERLAENDYRFSVAIETIVRSRQFREIRGRDLQVARGTGH, from the coding sequence ATGGCGCCGGCCTTTCTGGGTGCCTTGTTTGGTCTGGCCGTAGCAGTGTCCAGTGCTCCGCTATTGGCCGGCGACCAACAGACCGAGTCCTTCGAAGCGCTCGGACTCCGGTACGACCGGGAGGTGCGGCCGTTGATCGGGCAGTTCTGCCAGAACTGCCACTCGACGGCCCTGCGCACCGGGGAGCTGGACCTGGAGCGGTTCACCGACATGGCCGAGGTGCGGCAGGATGCCGGGGCCTGGGTCAAGGTGGTCGACATGCTGGAGCGGGGGGAGATGCCCCCCGAGGGATCCGGCCAACCGTTACCCGAGCAAAGAAAGGCTTTGCTGGACTGGGTAAAGGGATATCTGCGGGCGGAGTCTTTGGCCAATGCCGGGGACCCGGGGCCGGTGGTGCTCAGACGGCTCAACAACGCCGAGTACACCTACACCGTTCGCGACCTGACCGGAATCGCTCTGGATCCGACCCGGGAGTTTCCCACCGACAGCGCGGCCGGGGAAGGGTTCACCAATGCCGGCAACGCCCTGGTGATGTCTCCCGGCCTGCTGCAGAAGTATCTCGACGCCGGCAAGGTCATTGCCCAACACGCCGTGCTGTTGCCGGACGGGTTTCGTTTTTCCCTTCAGAAGACCCGGCGCGACTGGACCGACGAGATACTGGCCGAGATCCGCCAGTTCTACGGCCGGTACACGGACGTCCGGAAGCTGGGCGTGGGTTCGGAGGTGGGAAACGTCAACGTCCACGGAAACTCCCGCATCGGGTTGTCCGGAGCTCTGCCGCTGCAGAAATACTTTGCAGCTACGCTGGCCGAGCGGCAGGCGCTGCGCTCCGGCCGCAAGACCATCCCGGCCGTGGCCCGGCAATACGGGCTGAATGCCGGCTACCTCGGCCGGTTGTGGAACAGTCTCAACGGAGTCGCCCCCTCTCCCCTGATGGATGACCTGCGTGCCCGCTGGCGCGGCGCCGGGCCCTCCGACGCCGGGGCGTTGACCTCGGCGGTTGCCGCCTGGCAGCGGGCCCTCTGGACCTTTGGGCCGGTCGGCTTGATCGGCAGGACCGGAGGACCCAAGCGGTGGATGGAGCCGGTCGACCCCCTGGTCTTTCAGCAGTACCTGTGTGCCTCCATCCCCCCCAGGCCGCCGGACCGGCGAGACGGGGAAGTGCTGGTGTCTCTGGTGGTGACCGATGCCGGGGACGGGAACGAGGATGACCTGGTGGTGTTGGAGCGGCCGCGCCTGGTGCGGGTGGGTCAACCCGACGTGCTGCTGCGGGAGGTTCGCGGCCTCAGCCGGGGAACGAGCGGTTCAGACTCTGGCCAACCCACTCCGGAAGAAGTCGAGTGGGGCCTGGACCCGGGCATGTTCGGCAGTCATCCCAACGGCAAGGCCATTGATGCCGACTCGCTGGTCGTGCGCGCACCGGCGGTGATTCCCATTCGCCTGCCTGCCTCCCTTGCGTCCGGCCGCGACCTGGTCGCCCGGGCCGTGCTGGATGAGGAAACCGGCAGCGAGGGCAGCGTTCAGGTGGAACTGGTGCTGGGAGAGCCGGCAGAGACATCCGGCCTGTTGGTCAGTCGGACCAGCGTCCTGTATTCGAGCGTGAGCCAGGTATTTTCGGACCGCCGGGACCTCTCCCTCACCCGGCCCATCCTGGTGGCCGAAGGCGGCGGCGCCCGGGAGCGGATGCAGGCGGCCCTGGAGGAATATCGTAGCCTCTTTCCGGCGGCGCTCTGCTTCACCCAGATCGTGCCGGTCGACGAGATCCTCACCCTGCAACTGTTCTATCGCGAGGATGACCACCTGGCCCGGTTGATGCTGGACAGCCGCCAGCGGGCTCGGCTCGACCGGCTTTGGGAAGAACTTCGCTTCGTCAGCCAGAGTCCCTTTGATCGGGTGACAGCCCTGGATCTGCTTATGGAAGCCATGCAGGGCAACGGCCGAAGGGACCGTTCCCAATACCGGGCCCTGCTGCCTCTGCAGCCACCCATCAAGCGGGAGGCGGCTGCCTTTCGCCAGGAATTGGTGGGAGCCGAACCCTTGCAGTTGGCGGCCCTGGTCCAGTTTGCCGGCCGGGCGTACCGCCGTCCCCTGACCGAACTGGAAGTGGAGGAGCTTCACGGACTGTACCGCCGGCTGCGGGAGCAGGAGCTTCCCCACGAAGAGGCGTTTCGCTTGACGCTGGCCCGTGTCTTTGTCGCCTCCCCCTTTCTCTACCGGCTGGAGAAGGCGCCGCCCCAAGCCACGGCTGAGGTCTCCGACTGGGAGCTGGCCAGCCGGCTGAGCTACTTTCTCTGGTCTTCCCAGCCGGACCGGGAACTGCGCGCCCTGGCCGCTCAGGGCAGGCTGCGTGCTCCCGAAGTGATGGTCTGGCAGGCCAGGCGCATGCTGGCCGATGCCCGGGTGCGGAGGCTGGCCACCGAGTTTGCCTGCCAGTGGCTGCACATCTACGACTTCGACCAGACCGAAGTCAAAAGCGAGCGGTACTTCCCGGAGTTTGCCGAAATACGCGGTGAGATGTACGAGGAGTCCATCCGGTTCTTTACCGATCTGTTTCAACGGGACGGCTCCCTGCTGAGCCTGTTCAACGCCGATCACACCTTCGTCAACCAGAGACTGGCCGAGTTTTACGGGATCGAGGGCGTTCGGGGCGAGGACTGGCAGCGCATCCAGGTTCAGGAGCATGGGCGCGGCGGCATTCTGGCGCTGGGCACCACCCTGAGCAAGCAGTCGGGCGCCTCCCGGACCAGTCCCATCCTGCGCGGCAACTGGATCAGCGAAGTGCTCCTGGGAGAGAAGCTGCCCCGGCCGCCCCCGGACGTGCCCGAACTTCCACCCGATGAGACCGCGACCGAGGGGCTGACCCTGCGCCAGCTGGTGGCCCTGCATACCAGCGAGCCCAGTTGCGCCTCCTGCCATCGAAGGATCGACCCCTTCGGCTTCGCACTGGAGGGCTTCGACGCCATCGGCCGGCGCCGCGACCGGGACATGGCCGACCGTCCCCTGGATACCCGGACCACGCTTCCCGACGGAACCGAGGTGGAGGGACTGGGCGGTTTGCGGGACTACCTGTTGGAGCACCGGCGAGAGGAAGTGCTGCGCCAGTTCTGCCGCAAGCTGCTGGGTTATGCCATTGGCCGGGAACTGAAACTCTCCGACCAGCCGCTGGTCACCGAGATTCTGGAACGCCTGGCCGAAAACGACTACCGGTTCTCGGTGGCCATCGAGACGATCGTTCGAAGCCGTCAGTTCCGGGAGATCCGGGGCCGGGATCTGCAGGTGGCCCGGGGAACCGGTCACTGA
- a CDS encoding sodium:solute symporter family protein encodes MFDSSRMVELTALIAYLAVLLWIGVGSARRIRTSTDYTLAGRNVPWVVLLATTAATLIGGGASVGSVSRVYEIGVAAALVTCAWHLQLIFTGLWAAPRLRALDLVTVADFFELKFGRVARAMATAHCLLFLVGALVAQMAAMATITASIAGIPYGTALLIGAAVTIFYSTVGGMRAVVATDVLQFVVLVGGIAAASGMLIFQQGGFLPLAEQLGQAHFQITGHWSMTGAVSLFVAFLLGEMFIPTYTVRCFIARDARQARLGVAGSGLFLLLFLPIATCVLGLSAAAHPEVQQAAAEGVQQVFPALVRTTFHPAFAGVMIAAMAAAAMSSADSVLSCNATVVMQDIYRRTINPRAGDRTLLRVAEWTTLGTGVAAALLAYLYQDIISVLVFVYDFWAPGMVLPFLVGLFWYRPERAPAVVVSMAAATAATILWLWLDPPGDLGAALFGFGVAVVVFLAALPFTRRHRVY; translated from the coding sequence ATGTTCGACAGCAGCCGCATGGTTGAGCTGACCGCCCTGATCGCCTACCTGGCGGTTCTGCTCTGGATCGGGGTGGGCAGCGCCCGCCGCATCCGCACCTCGACCGACTACACCCTGGCGGGAAGAAACGTCCCCTGGGTGGTGCTGCTGGCCACCACCGCGGCCACGCTGATCGGGGGCGGGGCTTCGGTGGGTAGCGTCTCCCGCGTCTATGAAATCGGCGTGGCCGCGGCGCTGGTCACCTGCGCCTGGCACCTGCAACTGATCTTTACCGGCCTGTGGGCGGCCCCCCGGCTCCGGGCGCTCGACCTGGTCACGGTAGCGGACTTTTTCGAGCTGAAATTCGGCCGGGTGGCCCGGGCCATGGCGACGGCCCACTGCCTGCTCTTCCTGGTGGGGGCCCTGGTAGCCCAGATGGCGGCCATGGCCACCATCACCGCCTCCATCGCCGGCATTCCCTATGGCACCGCCCTGCTGATCGGGGCCGCGGTGACTATTTTCTATTCCACGGTGGGCGGAATGCGGGCGGTGGTGGCCACCGATGTCCTGCAGTTCGTGGTCCTGGTGGGCGGAATAGCCGCTGCCTCGGGCATGCTGATCTTCCAGCAGGGAGGCTTTCTTCCGCTGGCTGAGCAGCTCGGTCAGGCCCACTTCCAGATCACGGGCCACTGGTCGATGACGGGGGCCGTCAGCCTGTTTGTGGCCTTTCTGCTGGGCGAGATGTTCATCCCCACCTACACGGTCCGCTGCTTCATTGCCCGCGATGCTCGCCAGGCCAGGCTGGGAGTCGCCGGGAGCGGCCTCTTCCTGCTGCTGTTTCTGCCCATCGCCACCTGCGTGCTGGGACTCTCGGCGGCTGCCCACCCCGAGGTGCAGCAGGCGGCCGCCGAAGGGGTTCAGCAGGTGTTTCCCGCCCTGGTTCGAACCACCTTCCACCCTGCCTTTGCCGGGGTCATGATCGCCGCCATGGCGGCCGCCGCCATGTCCTCGGCCGACAGCGTGCTCTCCTGCAACGCCACCGTGGTGATGCAGGACATCTATCGGCGCACCATCAACCCCCGGGCCGGGGACCGGACCCTGCTGCGGGTGGCCGAGTGGACCACGCTTGGCACCGGAGTGGCCGCCGCCCTGCTGGCCTACCTCTACCAGGACATCATCTCGGTGTTGGTGTTCGTCTACGATTTCTGGGCCCCGGGCATGGTGCTGCCCTTCCTGGTGGGCCTGTTCTGGTACCGCCCCGAACGCGCCCCCGCCGTGGTGGTTTCCATGGCGGCCGCTACGGCAGCCACCATCCTCTGGTTGTGGCTGGATCCACCGGGAGACCTGGGCGCCGCCCTCTTCGGCTTCGGCGTGGCCGTGGTGGTCTTCCTGGCGGCCCTCCCCTTCACGCGCCGCCACCGGGTTTACTGA
- a CDS encoding ABC transporter ATP-binding protein, producing the protein MDSPQKAHVEFEGVSKSYDGRTVVVRDLDLVVYEGEFLTLLGPSGSGKTTCLMMLAGFQTPTSGTIRIGGRAVDDLPPRKRDIGVVFQNYALFPHMTVGENLSFPLEVRGMEPRQIRERVLGALELVRLDGLEGRRPGELSGGQQQRVAIARALVFEPALVLMDEPLGALDRRLREEMQYEVRRIQRRLGVTVVYVTHDQQEAMAMSDRVAVFQRGRIEQVAAPEALYEEPEREFVARFIGENNLLRGKVVAVEGDFCRVEVGGQIVKAFRVAPCAVGDSVSVAIRPERVAVAPEPGLYGNEFDARIEDIVFLGDHLRIRMTVCDSSDFIAKIPNIVGHGAVLEGDRVRVGWTLTDGRALEPDDPEAGSP; encoded by the coding sequence ATGGACTCACCCCAGAAGGCCCACGTCGAGTTCGAGGGTGTCAGCAAGAGCTACGACGGTCGCACTGTCGTGGTTCGGGACCTGGACCTGGTGGTTTACGAGGGCGAGTTCCTGACGTTGCTGGGTCCCTCCGGCTCCGGCAAGACCACCTGCCTGATGATGCTGGCGGGCTTTCAGACTCCCACCTCGGGCACCATCCGCATCGGCGGGCGCGCTGTAGACGATCTCCCCCCGCGTAAACGCGACATCGGCGTCGTCTTCCAGAACTATGCCTTGTTTCCCCACATGACCGTCGGGGAAAACCTTTCCTTTCCCCTGGAAGTGCGCGGAATGGAACCGCGACAAATCCGGGAACGGGTCCTCGGCGCGCTGGAACTGGTCCGCCTGGATGGACTGGAAGGCCGGCGCCCCGGCGAGCTTTCCGGCGGCCAGCAGCAGCGGGTGGCCATCGCCCGGGCGCTGGTGTTCGAGCCGGCCCTGGTGCTGATGGACGAACCCCTGGGAGCTCTGGACCGCCGCCTGCGCGAGGAGATGCAATACGAGGTGCGGCGCATCCAGCGCAGGCTGGGAGTGACGGTCGTCTATGTCACCCACGACCAGCAGGAGGCCATGGCCATGTCGGATCGGGTGGCTGTCTTTCAGCGGGGGCGCATCGAGCAAGTAGCGGCGCCTGAAGCCCTTTACGAGGAGCCGGAACGGGAGTTCGTGGCCCGGTTTATCGGAGAGAACAACCTGCTGCGTGGAAAGGTCGTCGCGGTCGAGGGCGATTTCTGCCGGGTGGAGGTCGGCGGACAGATTGTCAAGGCCTTCCGTGTGGCGCCCTGCGCGGTCGGCGACTCCGTTTCGGTCGCCATCCGCCCGGAACGGGTCGCCGTGGCTCCCGAGCCGGGCCTCTACGGCAACGAGTTCGACGCCAGGATCGAGGACATCGTATTCCTGGGGGATCACCTCAGGATCCGCATGACGGTTTGCGACAGTTCGGACTTCATCGCCAAGATACCCAACATCGTGGGGCACGGAGCAGTGCTGGAGGGTGATCGGGTCCGCGTCGGCTGGACGCTGACCGACGGCCGGGCGCTGGAGCCCGACGATCCCGAGGCAGGCTCCCCATGA
- a CDS encoding ABC transporter substrate-binding protein, translated as MLPLLIALTGLSPFALAESLTVVSWGGSYERACDKAYHQPFTAETGIEIRMEDYNGGLAQIRAQVETGNVHWDVVDMDMADAVRACDEGLLEPIEVSDLPPGADGTPAAQDFYPGTVTECGVGTLFYSTIYAYNLEQFPGARPSTIADFFDLEKFPGRRGMRRTPQVNLEFALMADGVPMDQVYATLRTQEGLDRAFRRLDSIKDHIVWWEAGAQPPQMLADGEVTMSTAYNGRIFNAQVLENQPFVIVWDGQLLDTGQLVIVAGSRNLEAARKFFSFATTVRSLVAVGRYISYSPARQSGTALISTHLETGVDMKPHMPTSPENAARGIQYDWEWWSDHIDEMNLRFIAWLLR; from the coding sequence GTGCTCCCACTGCTGATCGCCCTGACCGGGCTCTCCCCTTTCGCGCTCGCCGAGTCCTTGACCGTGGTCTCCTGGGGCGGTTCCTACGAAAGGGCCTGCGATAAGGCTTATCACCAACCCTTCACTGCCGAAACCGGCATCGAGATACGGATGGAGGACTACAACGGCGGGCTGGCCCAGATTCGGGCCCAGGTCGAAACCGGCAACGTTCACTGGGATGTGGTCGATATGGACATGGCGGATGCGGTGCGGGCTTGTGATGAAGGACTGCTGGAACCCATCGAGGTCAGCGACCTGCCGCCGGGTGCGGACGGCACTCCGGCCGCCCAGGATTTTTATCCCGGCACCGTCACCGAGTGCGGGGTGGGCACGCTCTTCTACTCCACCATCTACGCCTACAACCTGGAGCAGTTTCCCGGAGCCAGGCCGTCCACCATCGCCGACTTCTTCGACCTGGAGAAATTCCCGGGGCGCCGCGGCATGCGGCGGACCCCGCAGGTCAATCTCGAGTTCGCCCTGATGGCCGACGGGGTGCCGATGGACCAGGTGTACGCCACACTCAGAACCCAGGAGGGGCTGGACCGGGCGTTCCGCAGGCTCGACAGCATCAAGGACCACATCGTCTGGTGGGAGGCCGGCGCCCAGCCGCCGCAGATGCTGGCAGACGGCGAAGTGACCATGAGCACGGCCTACAACGGACGCATCTTCAACGCCCAGGTGCTGGAAAACCAGCCCTTCGTCATCGTCTGGGACGGCCAGTTGCTGGACACGGGTCAACTGGTGATCGTGGCCGGAAGCCGGAACCTGGAAGCGGCGCGGAAGTTCTTTTCCTTCGCCACCACGGTCCGGTCCCTGGTGGCGGTCGGCCGCTATATCTCCTACAGCCCCGCCCGCCAGTCGGGAACGGCGCTGATTTCAACCCACCTGGAGACGGGGGTGGACATGAAGCCGCACATGCCCACGTCACCCGAAAACGCAGCCCGCGGCATTCAATACGATTGGGAATGGTGGAGCGACCACATCGACGAGATGAACCTGCGATTCATCGCCTGGCTGCTGCGCTGA
- a CDS encoding ABC transporter permease: MVERPHRRDEPAIHRLAAALRSPRLRPAALVLPLAAFILVTFVAPLVVMLGRSVYDPMVADALPETLRLLRSWDGERIPPEAVFESMARELLKARQEKSLGRIATRVNRVQAGLRSVLLKSARTLRGAARPDSWRESMIAIDPKWGQAPTWHAIRRAGERFTLRHYLHALDLDQAPGGGIIRQPPDLRIYLPLLRRTLAVSLGITLLCLLLGYPIAYLIANAPPGRAHLLLLLVLVPFWTSLLVRTTSWIVLLQTQGVINDLLVAMGLIADDQRISMIYNMTGTVVAMTHVLLPFMVLPLYSVMRTIPPLYMSAAASLGASFLQAFRRVYWPQTLPGVAAGSLLVFILAIGYYITPALVGGQSGQLISNMVAYHMQQSLNWGLAAALGGLLLGGVFLLYLLFDRLVGVDRMRLG, from the coding sequence ATGGTGGAGCGACCACATCGACGAGATGAACCTGCGATTCATCGCCTGGCTGCTGCGCTGAGGAGTCCACGCCTGCGTCCGGCAGCGTTGGTGTTGCCCCTGGCGGCCTTCATCCTGGTGACCTTCGTGGCCCCCCTTGTGGTCATGTTGGGGCGCAGCGTCTACGACCCCATGGTGGCCGACGCTCTCCCCGAGACCCTTCGCCTGCTGCGCAGCTGGGACGGCGAGCGCATCCCGCCCGAGGCGGTTTTCGAGAGCATGGCCCGCGAGCTGCTGAAGGCGCGCCAGGAGAAGAGCCTGGGCCGGATTGCCACTCGCGTCAACCGGGTGCAGGCCGGTCTGCGCAGCGTCCTTCTGAAGAGTGCGCGCACGCTGCGCGGGGCTGCCCGCCCCGACTCCTGGCGCGAGTCCATGATCGCCATCGATCCCAAGTGGGGCCAGGCACCAACCTGGCATGCCATCCGCCGCGCCGGAGAACGCTTTACCCTGCGGCACTACCTCCACGCCCTGGATCTGGATCAGGCGCCCGGCGGAGGCATCATCCGGCAACCGCCCGACCTCCGCATCTACCTGCCGCTGCTGAGACGCACGCTGGCGGTGAGTCTGGGCATCACCCTGCTGTGCCTGCTGCTGGGCTATCCCATCGCCTATCTCATCGCCAACGCACCGCCCGGGCGGGCCCACCTGCTGCTGTTGCTGGTGCTGGTTCCCTTCTGGACCTCGCTGCTGGTGCGGACGACCTCCTGGATCGTGCTGCTCCAGACCCAGGGCGTGATCAACGACCTGCTGGTGGCCATGGGGCTGATTGCCGACGATCAGAGGATCTCCATGATCTACAACATGACCGGCACCGTGGTAGCCATGACCCACGTGCTGCTGCCCTTCATGGTGCTGCCCCTCTACTCGGTCATGCGCACCATTCCGCCGCTCTACATGAGCGCGGCCGCCTCGCTGGGAGCCAGCTTCCTGCAGGCCTTCCGGCGCGTCTACTGGCCGCAGACACTGCCCGGAGTGGCGGCCGGCTCGCTGCTGGTTTTCATTCTGGCCATCGGGTACTACATCACTCCCGCGCTGGTCGGCGGCCAGAGCGGCCAACTCATTTCCAACATGGTTGCCTACCACATGCAGCAGTCTCTCAACTGGGGGCTGGCTGCCGCGTTGGGTGGACTTCTGCTGGGTGGTGTGTTCCTTCTGTATCTTCTTTTCGACCGCCTGGTCGGGGTCGACCGCATGCGATTGGGGTGA
- a CDS encoding ABC transporter permease → MPGNSWGKVGRRCYLAFCSAVFLFLIAPILVIVPLSFNVEPYFTFTEGMLSLDPEAYSLRWYRTVAEDPEWLRALANSLVIGFAATALATALGTLAALGLSNPAMPGRSLAMSLLISPMVTPVIISAAGMFFFYSDLGLAQTYPGLILAHTALGTPFVVITVTATLSGFDPNLTRAAASLGAGPVRTFRRVQLPLIAPGVISGALFAFATSFDEVVTVLFIGGLDQRTIPRQMWAGIREQISPAILAVATLLIAFALLLMLVVEWLRRRGSAKPA, encoded by the coding sequence ATGCCCGGAAATTCTTGGGGAAAAGTGGGCCGGCGATGCTACCTGGCCTTCTGCTCGGCGGTGTTCCTTTTTCTGATAGCGCCCATCCTGGTGATCGTGCCGCTCAGCTTCAACGTCGAGCCCTACTTCACCTTCACCGAGGGAATGCTGAGCCTGGATCCCGAGGCCTATTCGCTGCGTTGGTACCGCACCGTGGCCGAAGACCCGGAGTGGCTGCGGGCGCTGGCCAACAGCCTGGTCATCGGCTTCGCGGCCACGGCCCTGGCCACGGCCCTGGGCACGCTGGCGGCCCTGGGGCTGTCCAATCCGGCCATGCCCGGGCGCTCCCTGGCCATGAGCCTGTTGATCTCGCCCATGGTCACGCCAGTCATCATCTCGGCGGCCGGCATGTTCTTCTTCTATTCCGACCTGGGTCTGGCCCAGACCTACCCGGGGCTGATCCTGGCCCACACGGCGCTGGGCACTCCCTTCGTGGTGATCACGGTCACGGCCACCCTCAGCGGCTTCGACCCCAACCTGACCCGAGCCGCCGCCAGCCTGGGAGCAGGGCCGGTTCGGACCTTCCGGCGGGTGCAACTCCCGCTGATCGCGCCCGGGGTGATTTCCGGGGCCCTGTTTGCCTTCGCCACCTCCTTCGACGAAGTGGTCACCGTGCTCTTCATCGGCGGCCTGGATCAGCGCACCATTCCGCGCCAGATGTGGGCGGGCATCCGCGAGCAGATCAGCCCGGCCATCCTGGCCGTGGCCACCCTGCTCATCGCCTTCGCCCTGCTCTTGATGCTGGTAGTGGAATGGCTGAGGCGGCGCGGGAGCGCCAAGCCGGCATAG